From Pseudomonas sp. StFLB209, a single genomic window includes:
- a CDS encoding bile acid:sodium symporter family protein codes for MRALAALSRFVGNTFAYWVLLFAILAFLFPQVFIGLKGWIVPLLGLVMFGMGLTLKLEDFSEVARNPWRVALGVVAHFVIMPGVAWLLCQLFHLPPEIAVGVILVGCCPSGTSSNVMAWLAKGDLALAVAIAAVTTLLAPLLTPALIWFLASAWLPVSFADMFMSILQLVMLPIILGVLAQRLLGARISYAVEVLPLVSVVSIVMIVCAVVAASQAKIAESGLLIMAVVILHNSFGFLLGYFTGKLFKLRLPQRKSLALEVGMQNSGLGAALAAAHFSPLAAVPSALFSVWHNISGALLSTYFRKMKDEQPQVASHKLQD; via the coding sequence ATGCGCGCACTGGCAGCCTTGAGCCGCTTCGTCGGCAACACCTTCGCGTACTGGGTGCTGTTGTTCGCCATCCTGGCGTTCCTGTTCCCGCAGGTTTTCATTGGCCTCAAAGGCTGGATCGTCCCGCTGCTGGGGCTGGTCATGTTCGGCATGGGCCTGACCCTCAAGCTTGAAGATTTCTCGGAAGTGGCGCGCAACCCCTGGCGCGTGGCACTCGGCGTGGTCGCCCACTTCGTGATCATGCCCGGCGTGGCCTGGCTGCTTTGCCAGCTCTTCCACCTGCCGCCGGAAATCGCCGTCGGGGTGATCCTGGTCGGCTGCTGCCCCAGCGGCACTTCGTCCAACGTCATGGCCTGGCTGGCCAAGGGTGACCTGGCCCTGGCAGTGGCCATCGCTGCGGTGACCACCCTGCTCGCCCCGCTGCTGACCCCGGCGCTGATCTGGTTCCTGGCCTCGGCCTGGCTGCCGGTCTCGTTCGCCGACATGTTCATGTCGATCCTGCAACTGGTGATGCTGCCGATCATCCTCGGAGTACTTGCCCAACGTCTGCTGGGCGCCCGGATCAGCTATGCGGTAGAGGTGCTGCCGCTGGTGTCGGTGGTCAGTATCGTGATGATCGTCTGCGCCGTGGTGGCCGCCAGCCAGGCGAAGATCGCAGAATCAGGCCTGCTGATCATGGCCGTGGTGATTCTGCATAACAGCTTCGGCTTCCTGCTCGGTTACTTCACCGGCAAGCTGTTCAAGCTGCGCCTGCCACAGCGCAAGTCGCTGGCGCTGGAAGTCGGCATGCAGAACTCCGGCCTCGGCGCTGCCCTGGCTGCCGCACACTTCTCGCCACTGGCAGCGGTGCCCAGTGCGCTGTTCAGCGTCTGGCACAACATCTCCGGTGCGTTGCTGTCGACGTATTTCCGCAAGATGAAAGACGAGCAGCCGCAAGTGGCAAGCCACAAGCTGCAAGACTAA
- a CDS encoding MFS transporter — MSQQSQFDLLKKRRFLPFFITQSLGAFNDNVFKQALILAILYKLSIQGDTSVYVNLCAMLFILPFFLFSALAGQLGEKYPKDALIRLIKLAEVGIMAVAAVGFVFSNLPLLLLTLFAMGTHSALFGPVKYSILPQHLRENELVGGNGLVEMGTFLAILAGTISAGIMLSFTHYAWIVSAAILLTACLGLLASYGIPKAGAATPDLRLNWNIFSETWATVRLGLTQTPAVSRSIVGNSWFWFVGAIYLTQIPTYAKDLMHGDETVVTLILTVFSVGIALGSLLCERLSGHKVEIGLVPFGSFGITLFGLLLWWHSAHLVEPATVHGWREILGLSAGRWVLLDILGIGVFAGFYIVPLYALIQSRTAEKERSRIIAANNILNALFMVISALVSILFLSVAKLSIPELFLAVSLMNIAVNVYIFRIVPEFTMRFLIWLLSHSMYRVEHRNLDQIPDEGAALLVCNHVSFVDALLIAGAVRRPIRFVMYYKIYQLPVLNFVFRTAGAIPIAGRNEDMQIYEQSFARIARYLADGELVCIFPEGKLTTDGEISGFKAGMSRIIEETPVPVIPMALQGLWGSFFSRDPSKGLFRRLWSRVVLVAGPQIAAEAAKPVEVREVVKQLRGQAR, encoded by the coding sequence ATGAGTCAGCAGTCACAATTCGATCTTCTGAAAAAGCGGCGCTTCCTGCCGTTTTTTATCACCCAGTCCCTCGGGGCTTTCAACGATAACGTGTTCAAGCAGGCGCTGATCCTCGCCATCCTTTACAAACTCAGCATCCAGGGCGATACCTCGGTGTACGTCAACCTCTGCGCCATGCTGTTCATTCTGCCGTTCTTTCTGTTTTCGGCGCTGGCCGGGCAGTTGGGCGAGAAGTATCCCAAGGATGCGCTGATCCGCCTGATCAAGCTGGCCGAGGTCGGCATCATGGCTGTCGCTGCGGTGGGCTTTGTGTTCAGTAATCTGCCGCTGCTGTTGCTGACACTGTTCGCCATGGGCACTCACTCGGCGCTGTTCGGTCCGGTGAAGTACTCGATATTGCCCCAGCATCTGCGCGAGAACGAACTGGTCGGCGGTAACGGGCTGGTGGAAATGGGCACCTTCCTGGCCATTCTGGCCGGCACCATCAGTGCCGGAATCATGTTGTCGTTCACCCATTACGCCTGGATCGTCTCGGCCGCCATCCTGCTCACAGCGTGCCTGGGACTGTTGGCCAGTTACGGCATTCCCAAGGCGGGCGCTGCGACGCCGGATTTGCGTCTGAACTGGAACATTTTCAGTGAAACCTGGGCAACCGTGCGGCTGGGCCTGACCCAGACCCCGGCAGTGTCGCGCTCGATCGTCGGCAACTCGTGGTTCTGGTTTGTCGGGGCGATTTACCTGACCCAGATTCCAACCTATGCCAAGGACCTGATGCACGGCGATGAAACCGTGGTCACCCTGATTCTGACGGTGTTCTCGGTGGGTATCGCGCTGGGCTCGCTGCTCTGTGAGCGGCTGTCCGGGCACAAGGTCGAAATCGGCCTGGTGCCGTTCGGCTCGTTCGGCATCACCCTGTTCGGCCTGTTGTTGTGGTGGCATTCGGCGCATCTGGTCGAGCCTGCCACGGTGCATGGCTGGCGCGAGATTCTCGGCTTGAGTGCCGGGCGCTGGGTGTTGCTGGATATCCTTGGCATCGGGGTCTTTGCCGGCTTCTATATCGTCCCGCTGTACGCCCTGATCCAGTCGCGCACCGCCGAGAAGGAGCGTTCGCGGATCATCGCGGCCAACAACATCCTCAATGCGTTGTTCATGGTGATCTCGGCACTGGTCTCGATCCTGTTTCTCAGTGTGGCCAAGCTCTCGATCCCGGAGCTGTTCCTGGCCGTGTCGCTGATGAATATCGCGGTCAACGTGTACATCTTCCGCATCGTGCCCGAATTCACCATGCGCTTTTTGATCTGGCTGCTCAGCCATTCCATGTACCGCGTCGAACACCGCAACCTGGATCAGATCCCTGATGAGGGCGCGGCGCTGCTGGTGTGCAATCACGTGTCGTTTGTCGATGCATTGCTGATCGCCGGTGCCGTGCGACGGCCGATCCGCTTCGTCATGTACTACAAGATCTACCAGCTGCCGGTGCTCAACTTTGTGTTCCGTACCGCTGGGGCCATTCCGATTGCCGGGCGCAACGAAGACATGCAGATCTACGAGCAGTCTTTTGCCCGCATTGCCCGTTATCTGGCCGACGGTGAACTGGTGTGTATCTTCCCGGAAGGCAAGCTGACCACTGACGGTGAAATCAGCGGCTTCAAGGCGGGCATGAGCCGGATCATCGAGGAAACCCCGGTGCCAGTGATTCCCATGGCGCTGCAAGGTCTGTGGGGCAGCTTTTTCAGTCGTGATCCGAGCAAGGGGCTGTTCCGTCGCCTGTGGTCAAGGGTGGTGCTGGTGGCTGGCCCGCAGATTGCCGCCGAAGCGGCAAAGCCGGTGGAGGTGCGTGAGGTGGTCAAGCAGTTGCGCGGCCAGGCCCGTTAG
- a CDS encoding LysR family transcriptional regulator: MSRIPDASIIHSRLRLRQLRLMLALQEFGSLRRAAEEIGMTQPAATKMLHEAESLLGVELFERLPRGMRATAFGETAIYYAKMIFAELSGMREEFVALESGNLGRVTIGAIPALACGLLTRTIATLKNSHPRLSMSIQVDTSDVLVQALQQDQLDVVLGRIPDGARTDDLLFDSLGEETLCVVAGAQHPMAGATELSWEQLQDMTWVLQQHPSPMRTIINQAFHNARVDIPNSIVETTSIMTLLSLLQQTDMIGVTPVSVINDYPGKHLLAVLPIIFEPRLPPYGLITRRHRIQSSAMQAFMDAVRAERTREDD; this comes from the coding sequence ATGTCCCGTATTCCAGACGCCAGCATCATCCACAGCCGCCTGCGTTTGCGGCAACTGCGCCTGATGCTGGCGCTTCAGGAGTTCGGCTCATTGCGCCGCGCGGCCGAAGAGATCGGCATGACCCAGCCGGCAGCCACCAAGATGCTCCACGAAGCGGAAAGCCTGCTTGGCGTCGAACTATTCGAGCGCTTGCCGCGCGGCATGCGCGCCACCGCGTTTGGCGAGACGGCGATCTACTACGCGAAGATGATCTTCGCCGAGCTGTCGGGCATGCGTGAGGAGTTCGTGGCGCTGGAGTCCGGCAATCTTGGCAGGGTAACCATCGGCGCCATTCCGGCGCTGGCTTGCGGGCTCCTGACCCGCACCATCGCCACCCTCAAGAACAGTCATCCACGGCTGTCGATGAGCATTCAGGTCGATACCAGCGATGTACTGGTGCAGGCCCTGCAACAGGATCAACTGGACGTGGTGCTCGGCCGTATTCCAGATGGCGCCCGCACCGATGATCTGCTGTTCGACAGTCTGGGTGAAGAAACCCTGTGTGTGGTTGCCGGCGCCCAACACCCGATGGCAGGCGCCACCGAACTGAGCTGGGAGCAACTGCAGGACATGACCTGGGTCCTGCAACAGCACCCCAGCCCGATGCGCACCATCATCAATCAGGCCTTCCACAACGCCCGGGTGGATATCCCCAACAGCATCGTCGAAACCACTTCGATCATGACCCTGCTGTCGCTGCTGCAGCAGACCGACATGATTGGTGTGACGCCGGTGTCGGTCATCAATGATTACCCAGGCAAGCACCTGCTGGCGGTACTGCCGATCATCTTCGAACCGCGTCTGCCGCCTTACGGCCTGATCACCCGCCGCCATCGCATCCAGTCATCGGCCATGCAGGCGTTCATGGACGCGGTGCGGGCTGAAAGGACCCGTGAAGACGATTGA
- a CDS encoding tripartite tricarboxylate transporter permease, translated as MSEIDSLMQGMALILTPHHIGLMVIGVLLGILVGVLPGLGAPNGVALLLPLTFTMEPVSAIILLSCMYWGALFGGSITSILFNIPGEPSSVATTFDGYPMARNGQAGEALTAAFTSALLGALVGVLLLTFLSTRIAEFAMAFSSPEFFAVYLLAFCTFIGMSKNPPLKTVVAMMIGFAMAAVGMDTVSGELRLTFDQTWLLSGLSFEVAVIGLFGIGEILCTVEEGLVFRGERARITPMTILRTWAKLPRYWLTWLRSALVGCWMGVTPGGPTAASFMSYSLARRFSKNRDNFGKGEVEGVIAPETADHSAGTSALLPMLTLGIPGSATAAVMLGGLMIWGLHPGPTLFVEQHDFVWGLIASMYLGNVVSLIVVLATVPLFASILRIPFSIIAPIIIMICSIGAYSVHNSMFDVGLMLIFGALGYLFKKLGYPIAPLILAAVLGDKAEDAFRQSMLFSDGQLSIFWSNPLVGSLTTAALLMLFWPLLARAIKALFTRQGCGQTKHVS; from the coding sequence ATGAGTGAAATCGACTCTCTGATGCAGGGCATGGCGCTGATCCTGACCCCGCATCACATCGGCCTGATGGTCATCGGTGTGCTGCTTGGCATTCTGGTCGGCGTACTGCCCGGCCTCGGCGCGCCCAACGGCGTGGCGCTGCTGTTGCCGCTGACCTTCACCATGGAGCCGGTGTCAGCGATCATCCTGCTGTCGTGCATGTACTGGGGCGCACTGTTCGGCGGCTCCATCACCTCGATCCTGTTCAACATACCCGGCGAACCCTCGTCGGTGGCGACCACCTTCGATGGCTACCCGATGGCGCGCAACGGCCAGGCCGGCGAAGCACTGACCGCCGCCTTCACCTCGGCGCTGCTCGGGGCACTGGTGGGCGTGCTGCTGCTGACCTTCCTGTCGACCCGTATCGCCGAATTCGCCATGGCGTTCAGCTCGCCCGAGTTCTTCGCCGTGTACCTGCTGGCGTTCTGTACTTTCATTGGCATGAGCAAGAACCCGCCACTGAAAACCGTGGTCGCGATGATGATCGGTTTTGCCATGGCTGCCGTGGGGATGGACACGGTGTCTGGCGAACTGCGGCTGACCTTCGACCAGACCTGGCTACTTTCCGGCCTGAGCTTTGAAGTGGCGGTGATCGGCCTGTTCGGTATCGGCGAGATTCTCTGCACGGTCGAGGAAGGCCTGGTGTTTCGCGGCGAACGGGCGCGCATCACGCCAATGACCATCCTGCGCACCTGGGCCAAATTGCCACGCTATTGGCTGACCTGGCTGCGCAGCGCGCTGGTCGGTTGCTGGATGGGGGTTACACCCGGCGGACCGACCGCCGCCTCGTTCATGAGCTACAGCCTGGCGCGACGCTTCTCGAAGAACCGGGACAACTTCGGCAAAGGTGAAGTGGAAGGTGTTATCGCCCCTGAAACCGCCGATCACAGTGCCGGCACCAGCGCCCTGCTCCCGATGCTGACCCTGGGGATTCCGGGCTCGGCAACCGCCGCGGTGATGCTCGGCGGGCTGATGATCTGGGGCCTGCATCCGGGGCCGACGCTGTTTGTCGAGCAGCACGATTTCGTCTGGGGGCTGATCGCCAGTATGTATCTGGGCAACGTGGTCAGCCTGATTGTGGTGCTGGCGACCGTGCCACTGTTCGCCTCGATCCTGCGCATCCCGTTTTCGATCATTGCGCCGATCATCATCATGATCTGCTCGATTGGTGCCTACTCGGTGCACAACTCGATGTTCGACGTCGGCTTGATGCTGATCTTTGGCGCGCTCGGTTATCTGTTCAAAAAGCTCGGCTACCCGATTGCGCCATTGATTCTTGCGGCGGTGCTGGGCGACAAGGCCGAAGACGCGTTTCGTCAGTCGATGCTGTTCTCCGACGGGCAATTATCGATCTTCTGGTCGAATCCACTGGTTGGCAGCCTGACCACGGCAGCCCTGCTGATGCTGTTCTGGCCACTGCTGGCGCGCGCCATAAAAGCACTGTTTACGCGTCAAGGCTGCGGGCAGACCAAGCATGTCTCGTGA
- the rdgC gene encoding recombination-associated protein RdgC, whose amino-acid sequence MWFKNLLVYRLTQDVPFDAEALETALATKPARPCASQELTTYGFTAPFGKGEDAPLVHVSQDFLLIAARKEERILPGSVVRDALKEKVEEIEAEQMRKVYKKERDQLKDEIIQAFLPRAFIRRSATFAAIAPKQGLILVNASSAKRAEDLLSTLREVIGSLPVRPLTVKVAPSATLTDWVKTQKAADNFFVLDECELRDTHEDGGIVRCKRQDLTGDEIQLHLNTGKIVTQLSLAWQDKLSFVLDDKLVIKRLKFEDLLQEQAEQDGGDEALGQLDASFTLMMLTFGEFLPELFEALGGEEQPQGI is encoded by the coding sequence ATGTGGTTCAAAAACCTGCTTGTCTATCGACTGACCCAGGACGTGCCCTTTGACGCCGAAGCGCTGGAAACTGCACTGGCGACCAAGCCTGCCCGCCCCTGTGCCAGCCAGGAGTTGACCACTTATGGCTTCACGGCGCCGTTCGGCAAAGGCGAAGACGCACCCTTGGTGCATGTCAGTCAGGACTTCCTGCTGATCGCGGCGCGCAAGGAAGAGCGCATTCTGCCTGGCAGCGTGGTGCGCGATGCCCTCAAGGAAAAGGTCGAAGAGATCGAGGCCGAGCAGATGCGCAAGGTCTACAAGAAGGAGCGCGACCAGCTCAAGGATGAAATCATCCAGGCCTTCCTGCCGCGCGCGTTCATCCGCCGCTCGGCGACCTTCGCCGCCATCGCGCCGAAACAGGGCCTGATTCTGGTCAACGCCTCCAGCGCCAAGCGCGCTGAAGACCTGCTGTCGACCCTGCGTGAAGTGATCGGCTCGCTGCCGGTGCGCCCACTGACGGTCAAGGTCGCCCCAAGCGCCACCCTCACCGACTGGGTCAAGACCCAGAAAGCCGCCGACAATTTCTTCGTGCTGGATGAATGCGAACTGCGCGACACCCACGAAGACGGCGGCATCGTGCGTTGCAAGCGCCAGGACCTGACCGGCGATGAGATCCAGCTGCACCTGAACACCGGCAAAATCGTCACCCAGCTGTCGCTGGCCTGGCAAGACAAACTGTCGTTCGTGCTCGACGACAAGCTGGTAATCAAGCGCCTGAAGTTCGAAGACCTGCTGCAAGAGCAGGCCGAGCAGGACGGCGGTGACGAAGCCTTGGGCCAACTGGACGCCAGTTTCACCCTGATGATGCTGACCTTCGGCGAGTTCCTGCCCGAGCTGTTCGAAGCCCTGGGCGGCGAAGAGCAGCCACAAGGCATCTGA
- the tyrS gene encoding tyrosine--tRNA ligase, which produces MSANTDIIETLQQRGFIHQSTDLDGLREHLAEAPRTVYLGFDATADSLHVGHLQGLMLMRWLQKAGHRPLMLIGGATTRIGDPSFRDESRPLLNQAQIEANIAGICKTFARYVELGDGAGRVVDNAQWLDGIGYLQFLDEVGRYFSINRLLTFDAVRQRLDREHSLSFLEFGYTLLQAHDFTELAKRFDCTVQLGGADQWANIINGVELGRRRDSRELFGLTMPLLATSDGKKMGKSLNGAVWLNGERLAPFEFWQFWRNCDDRDVARFLKLFTELPLDEIERLTAAGGAALNQAKIVLANQVTALAHGQDAADQAQRQANAIFAEHDSAGLPQIALKREALHAGATLASVLVDAGLEPSLSAVRRLAAGGGLRCKGERLDNPDLPLDAEQAPWQVSLGKKRHVLIVLAD; this is translated from the coding sequence ATGAGCGCAAACACCGACATCATCGAAACCCTGCAACAACGCGGCTTCATTCATCAATCCACCGACCTGGATGGCCTGCGCGAGCATCTGGCCGAGGCGCCGCGCACCGTGTATCTGGGTTTCGATGCAACCGCCGACAGCCTGCACGTGGGGCACTTGCAAGGCCTGATGCTGATGCGCTGGCTGCAAAAGGCCGGGCATCGACCGTTGATGCTGATCGGTGGCGCCACCACGCGCATCGGTGATCCGAGCTTTCGTGACGAGAGCCGCCCGCTGCTGAACCAGGCGCAGATCGAGGCGAACATCGCCGGTATCTGCAAGACCTTCGCACGTTATGTCGAACTGGGTGACGGCGCCGGGCGTGTGGTGGATAACGCCCAGTGGCTGGACGGTATCGGCTACCTGCAATTTCTCGACGAGGTGGGCCGCTACTTCTCGATCAATCGCCTGCTGACCTTCGATGCCGTGCGCCAACGCCTGGATCGTGAGCATTCATTGTCGTTTCTGGAATTCGGCTACACCCTGCTGCAAGCCCATGACTTCACCGAGCTGGCCAAACGTTTTGACTGTACCGTGCAACTGGGCGGCGCCGATCAGTGGGCCAATATCATCAATGGTGTAGAGCTGGGTCGGCGCCGCGACAGCCGCGAACTGTTCGGCCTGACCATGCCGTTATTGGCCACCAGCGACGGCAAGAAGATGGGCAAATCCCTTAACGGCGCAGTGTGGCTCAATGGCGAGCGCTTGGCGCCGTTCGAGTTCTGGCAGTTCTGGCGCAACTGCGATGACCGCGACGTGGCCCGCTTTCTCAAGCTGTTCACTGAATTGCCGCTGGACGAGATCGAGCGCCTGACAGCCGCAGGCGGTGCGGCGCTGAACCAGGCCAAGATCGTGCTGGCCAATCAGGTTACTGCCCTGGCCCACGGTCAGGACGCGGCTGACCAGGCGCAGCGGCAGGCCAACGCAATCTTCGCCGAACACGACAGCGCCGGGCTGCCGCAGATTGCGCTGAAGCGTGAAGCGCTGCACGCCGGGGCTACGCTTGCCAGCGTGCTGGTCGATGCCGGACTGGAGCCGTCACTTAGCGCCGTGCGCCGGCTGGCGGCCGGCGGCGGCTTGCGCTGCAAGGGTGAGCGGCTGGACAACCCGGACCTGCCACTGGATGCCGAGCAGGCACCGTGGCAGGTCAGTCTGGGCAAGAAACGCCATGTACTGATTGTGCTTGCAGACTAA